CGGAAGACCTCCGGAGAGTCCGTAAGGGGCAAACTTCCTCCGCTCGGAGAGGATGGAAAGCTCTCCCGCGGTAAGGAATTCGTACTCCCTGATGATCCCCTCCCCACCGCGATACCTTCCCCCACCTCCGCTTTTCTCCCTTAAACGATAGCTCCTTATCCTAAGGGGGAAGGAATGCTCAAGTGCCTCGATTGGGGTGTTGAGGGAGTTGGTCATATGGGTATGAACACCGGAGATGCCATCTGCCCCTGGCCTCGCTCCCATTCCCCCGCCTATCGTCTCATAGTAGGCAAAGGGCTCCCCGGTCTTAGGGTATCTTCCTCCGAGGCTGATATTGTTCATCGTCCCCGCCGAAGCTGCTGGGATCCGCTCCGGAATAGCCTGGGAAAGAGCCCCTAAAAGGACATCGACGATCCTCTGTGAAGTCTCCACATTGCCCCCGGCAACGGCAACATCCCCCTTGGCGTTCACCAGGCTCCCCTCAGGGGCGATGACGGTAAGGGGACGAAACCCGCCGGCATTCGAGGGCACATCGTAGTTTATTATCGCCCTGAAGACATAAAAAACCGCGGAAAGGGTGATGGAATATACCGCATTTATGCTACCGGCGACCTGAGGCGAGGTTCCGGAAAAATCGATCACCGCCTCATCTCCTGATATGGTGATCTTCACCGCTATCCGTACCGGCTTTTTCTCCACCCCATCATCATCCATAAAATCGACGAAGGAGTACTCACCATCGGGGATCTCCGCTATCGCCTGCCTCGTTATTCGCTCGGCGTAGTCCTTCAACTCCTCCATCGCTCTCATCACCTTATCCCGCCCGTACTTCTCCGTTATCTCGACAAGCCTCCTCTCCCCTATCCTCCCTGCTGCTATCTGAGCAGCAAGGTCTCCTTCCCGCTCCTTCGGCGTCCTGACATTCCTCAGGATCGTTCGGAGAAGATCTCGGTTGATCCTTCCCCCTTCCTCCAGTTTCACCGGAGGGATGATTATCCCCTCCTGGAATACCTCGGTAGAAAGGGGCATCGAACCAGGGCTCCTTCCCCCTACATCGGAA
This sequence is a window from Acidobacteriota bacterium. Protein-coding genes within it:
- a CDS encoding hydantoinase B/oxoprolinase family protein — encoded protein: MRIDPVELEIFKNIFISICEEMGATLKRVAYSPNIKERRDYSCAIFDAKGETVAQGDHMPVHLGSMPMSVLAAINEIEFSPGDMVILNDPFHGGTHLPDITLVKPVFLRGDEKPSYFVANRAHHSDVGGRSPGSMPLSTEVFQEGIIIPPVKLEEGGRINRDLLRTILRNVRTPKEREGDLAAQIAAGRIGERRLVEITEKYGRDKVMRAMEELKDYAERITRQAIAEIPDGEYSFVDFMDDDGVEKKPVRIAVKITISGDEAVIDFSGTSPQVAGSINAVYSITLSAVFYVFRAIINYDVPSNAGGFRPLTVIAPEGSLVNAKGDVAVAGGNVETSQRIVDVLLGALSQAIPERIPAASAGTMNNISLGGRYPKTGEPFAYYETIGGGMGARPGADGISGVHTHMTNSLNTPIEALEHSFPLRIRSYRLREKSGGGGRYRGGEGIIREYEFLTAGELSILSERRKFAPYGLSGGLP